The region ACCAAACTAATCGCTCTAGAGCTTTTAAACCAACTAAAAGAAAAAAAACTAAACCGGCTCAACAAAAAGTTCCATTAAAACCAATGATAGGCCTAAATCAAAAAAAACTTGTTAGCCTCGCTGCTTTTCTATTAATCATAATTGGTGGCAATGTTCTTTGGAAAACAAGCTCTGCTGATAAAAAAAGAGATATAATGAGCTATACGATCAAAGCTGAAGAAGGGAAATTACCATCTCTAATTAATGCGAGTGGAAAATTACAGGCCCAAAGGAGCCTAGATGTTAATCCTCATCGTCAAGGGATAATCGAAGAGGTTTATGTTAAAGAAGGAGATGAAGTGGTTAAGAATCAATTACTTGCAAAGATAGAAGGCCGTGATTTCAAATATCGTTTCAATGCACTGAGCGCCGAATTTGAAAACGCGAAAGCTGCTTTTGAACGACGTGAGCAATTGTTTTTAGAAGGGGGTATAAGCAAAGAAAAGTATGAAGAATTTCAAAAAAGCTTTTTAATAAAAAAAGCCAATCTTGAGCAAATTCAAGTTGAAGGAGAAGAGCTATTTATAAAATCTCCTTTAGAAGGAGTTATTACAGCAAGATATGCAGAACCTGGTATGTTTGTTTCTCCAAATTCACCTAAATCAAATAATGAAACCTCTATAAAAAGTTCTGTTGTCGAAATATCTCAAGGAATAGAAGTAATATCAAAAGTACCTGAAAGTGACATTGGTCGTATCCAAACGGGTCAAATGGGAAGCGTCCGTGTTGAAGCTTTCCCAGATGAACGTTTCAATTCGTTTGTCAGTGAAATAGCTCCTAGAGCAACTAGAAACAACAACGTCACTTCATTCGAGGTGAAACTATCCCTAGTCAAACCTCCTAAGAAATTGAGAATTGGGATGACAGCTGATATAGAGTTCCAGACTGGTGAGTCTGGAACTAGAACAATTGTTCCTACTGTTGCAATAGTGACTGAAGATGGAAATCCTGGATTGTTAATTGTTGGAAAAAAGGAAGAGCCCTTATTCCAAAAAGTGGAACTTGGTTCAAGTAGTGGTAACAAAACTGCAATCATTAAAGGAATAAATCCTGGAGAGAGAGTTTTTATTGACATTCCTCCATGGTCAAAAAGAAAACGCAATTAAATTAAGTCACCAAACATCACATCAATGAACTTATGCCTGAAGACAAAGGAAAACCTATTTTACTACTTGTTGATGGACATTCCCTTGCTTTCCGAAGCTTCTATGCTTTTAGCAAAGGAGGAGAAGGAGGTCTACAAACAAAAGAAGGTACACCTACCAGCGTGACATATGGCTTTCTAAAAAGTCTTCTTGATAACTGCAAGCTACTTAGCCCTGAAGGGGTAACAATTGCTTTTGATACTGCTGAGCCGACATTTAGGCATAAAGCAGACCCAAATTACAAAGCCAATAGAGATGTCGCCCCAGATATTTTCTTTCAAGATCTAGCACAGCTTCAAAAGATTCTTGAAGAAAGTCTCAATCTTCCTATCTTTACAGCACCGGGCTATGAAGCAGATGACGTCTTAGGAACATTAGCGAACAAAGCTTCCGACAATGGTTGGCAAGTGCGCATACTTACTGGTGATAGAGACCTGTTTCAACTTGTTGACGACGATAGGAATATAGCCGTTTTATATATGGGGGGGGGACCCTATGCAAAAAGCGGTAGTCCAGCATTTATTAATGAGGCTGGCGTAAAAACTAAGCTTGGTGTTATCCCCACAAAAGTCATTGATTTAAAAGCATTAACAGGGGACAGCTCTGACAATATACCTGGCATCAGAGGGGTCGGTCCTAAAACGGCTATTAACTTACTTAAAGAGAATGGTGATTTAGATGGCATATTTAAAATATTAGATTACCTGGAAACAAAAGGAGAAAAAGCAACTCAAGGAGTAATCAAAGGTGCGTTAAAAGAAAAATTAAAAACCGGGAAAGAGAATGCTTATCTTTCACGCCAATTAGCCGAAATTATGATTAACGTCCCAATTAAAGAACTCAGTAATTTAGAACTAACTAAAATAAATCAAGAATCTTTAAAAAATTCTCTTGAGGGGCTAGAACTTTTTAGCCTCATTAATCAGTTGCCAAATTTTACAGCTAGTTTCTCTAAAGGAGGATTCAATACAAATCAGAGAAGCATTTCTTCTACTGATAAAAAATCAAACAATAAAAAAAATACACCTGACGAAAAGATCGAGGACTCAGGTACTCAGCCTCCTGCTATTAAGCCACAAATCATTGAAACCGAATCTCAACTTAAATCTCTTGTAAATAAACTAAGCAGATGTAATGAACCACTACAGCCAGTTGCTATTGATACCGAAACAACTAGTTTAAATCCATTTAAAGCCGAACTAGTTGGGCTTGGCTTTTGCTGGGGTGAAAATCTTGATGATATAGCCTACATCCCTTTAGGCCATAATTCTCAAGGAGAGTTAAAGGATCAATCAATAAGACAACAGCTCCCTATACAGAATGTTATTCAATCACTTACTCCTTGGCTAAGCAGTTCATACCATCCTAAAGTACTCCAAAATGCTAAGTATGATCGTCTGATTTTTTTACACAATGGGATTCCATTGGAGGGTGTAGTAATGGACACACTCCTTGCCGACTATCTTTCTAATTCGACAAACAAACATAGCCTAGATGAAATAGCTAAAAGAGAGTATGGGTTTACACCAATTAACTTCAAGGAACTTGTAGGAAAAGGAGAAACTTTTAAAGATGTTGATATTGATACAGCAAGTATTTATTGTGGAATGGACGTATATCTCACCAGAAAACTTTCTTTTCGAATTAGATCTCAACTTCAAACTAAGGGATCAGAACTAATTCAACTTTTAGAGAAAGTAGAGCAACCACTTGAACCAATTCTAGCGGAAATGGAAGCAAGAGGTATATGCATAGACATTCCTTACTTAAAAGAATTGTCAAAAGAATTAAACCAAACGCTAAAAGGACTTGAAGAACAAGCCTATAAAAGTGCTGGGTTTGAATTTAATCTCAATTCTCCAAAACAACTTGGCGAAATACTTTTTGATAAATTAGCTCTTGATAAGAAGAAATCTCGCAAAACAAAAACTGGTTGGAGCACTGATGCTAATGTTCTTGAAAGACTTGAAGCAGACCACCCATTAGTTCCTTTATTAGTAGAGCACAGAACACTTAGCAAACTTGTAAGTACTTATGTGGATGCACTCCCTCAACTAGTTGAAGCAGAAACAGGCAGAGTCCATACCGACTTCAACCAAGCTGTAACAGCAACAGGCCGTTTAAGTAGTAGCAATCCAAACCTACAAAACATCCCTATTCGTACTGAATTTAGCCGACGTATAAGGAAGGCTTTCCTTCCCCAGGAAAACTGGAAGCTAATAAGCGCAGACTACTCTCAAATAGAGCTGCGTATTCTAGCTCACCTTTCAGGTGAAGAAATTCTACAAGAAGCCTATAAGAATGGTGATGATGTTCACACTCTAACTGCAAAAATTCTATTAGAAAAAGAGTCAATTAATTCTAATGAAAGGCGACTAGGCAAAACAATAAATTTCGGAGTCATTTATGGTATGGGAGCCCAACGTTTTGCAAGATCTACAGGCCTAAATCAATCAGAAGCAAAAGACTTCTTGAATCGTTTTAAAGAAAGATATCCTAAAGTTTTTTCATTCTTAGAACTACAAGAAAGACTTGCCTTAAGTAAAGGCTACGTTCAAACATTATTAGGGAGACGTCGCTACTTTAATTTTGACAAGAATGGATTAGGTCGACTTTTAGGTAGTGATCCTATGAATATAGACCTAAAGCGTGCTCGAAGAGCTGGTATGGAAGCCCAACAATTAAGAGCTGCTGCAAATGCACCCATACAAGGTTCTAGCGCAGATATTATTAAAATTGCCATGGTACAACTAGCTACGAAACTTAAAGTAAGTGGTGTAGCAGCAAATCTTTTATTACAAGTTCATGATGAATTGGTTTTAGAAGTAGAGCCATCAGTAATAGAAGAAGTTAAAAACATAGTTGTTAGTACAATGGAAAATGCTGTACACCTTGCTGTTCCTTTAGTTGTACACGCATCTATTGGAGACAATTGGATGGATGCCAAGTAAACAGCTAATTCAATGCTTCTTATTAAACTCTCTAAATAAAAAAGTGCCTTTAAAGCTAACAAACACACTAACCAGGAGAACAGAAACTTTTAGTTCGCTAAAGCCAGGAGAAGTAAGCATTTATTGTTGTGGTGTCACTGTTTATGATCTTTGCCACTTAGGCCATGCACGTAGTTACATAGTTTGGGATGTTTTAAGGAGATACTTCATTGCGCAAGGATATAAGGTTAAATTTGTTCAGAACTTTACTGATATTGACGACAAAATTTTAGCAAGAGCTTCTAAAGAAAACTGCACGATGAATGAAGTTAGCGAAAGAAATATTGAAGAATTTCATCGAGATATGGACGCTTTAGGCATCTTACGACCAGATCGAATGCCTCGAGCAACAAGGTGCCTCGAAGAGATTAAATCAATGATTGAAGAATTAGAAAAGAAAGGAGCTGCTTATTCAGCAGAAGGAGATGTCTATTTTGCTGTAATGAAGCATGCCAATTATGGGAAATTAAGTAAGCGTGATTTATCTGAACAACAACTTAATGCTGATGGGAGAGTTACAGATAAGGAAGAAGCCCGTAAACAAAACCCATTTGACTTTGCACTTTGGAAAGCAGCCAAGGAAGGAGAACAAAGTTTTCCTTCCCCATGGGGAGCAGGCAGACCTGGTTGGCATATTGAATGCTCAGCAATGGTTCTTCAGGAACTAGGTGAAACTATCGATATTCATCTAGGTGGTGCTGACTTGATATTTCCACATCACGAAAATGAGATTGCTCAATCTGAAGTAGCAAATGGCAAAAAACTTGCAAAATATTGGCTTCACAATGGAATGGTGAATGTTGGTGGCCAAAAAATGAGCAAATCGCTTGGCAACTTCACCACAATAAGGGCCCTTCTTAAGGAAGGAATTTCTGCAATGACACTAAGACTTTTCATACTACAAGCTCACTATCGAAAACCACTTGATTTCACAAAAGAATCTCTTGATGCTGCTTCAACAGGATGGAAAAGGTTAAATGTAATTCTTTGTTTAGGTCTAATGAAACATCAAACTCTTAATTGGCCTAAACCAAACATTCAAGAATCAAAGATCACTTCTCTAAGTAAGCACTCCTTAAATGAGACGTTAAACCTATCTCGCCAACAATTTATAGATGCATTAAATAACGATATAAATACGTCTGTAGCTATATCGATTCTATTTGAACTTGCTCGTCCATTAAGGTCATTAAGCAATCAAATTGAAAATGGCAGCTCCGAATTAATCTCTGAGTCTGACAAACACACTTCATACTCCAGATGGTTACTCCTTACTGAATTAGCAAATGTTCTAGGATTACAAGCCGAGCTACCAAAAACAAGAACTTCTAAACAAAGTCAAAATCTCGATGAAGTTCTGAT is a window of Prochlorococcus marinus subsp. marinus str. CCMP1375 DNA encoding:
- a CDS encoding efflux RND transporter periplasmic adaptor subunit: MIGLNQKKLVSLAAFLLIIIGGNVLWKTSSADKKRDIMSYTIKAEEGKLPSLINASGKLQAQRSLDVNPHRQGIIEEVYVKEGDEVVKNQLLAKIEGRDFKYRFNALSAEFENAKAAFERREQLFLEGGISKEKYEEFQKSFLIKKANLEQIQVEGEELFIKSPLEGVITARYAEPGMFVSPNSPKSNNETSIKSSVVEISQGIEVISKVPESDIGRIQTGQMGSVRVEAFPDERFNSFVSEIAPRATRNNNVTSFEVKLSLVKPPKKLRIGMTADIEFQTGESGTRTIVPTVAIVTEDGNPGLLIVGKKEEPLFQKVELGSSSGNKTAIIKGINPGERVFIDIPPWSKRKRN
- the polA gene encoding DNA polymerase I, which codes for MPEDKGKPILLLVDGHSLAFRSFYAFSKGGEGGLQTKEGTPTSVTYGFLKSLLDNCKLLSPEGVTIAFDTAEPTFRHKADPNYKANRDVAPDIFFQDLAQLQKILEESLNLPIFTAPGYEADDVLGTLANKASDNGWQVRILTGDRDLFQLVDDDRNIAVLYMGGGPYAKSGSPAFINEAGVKTKLGVIPTKVIDLKALTGDSSDNIPGIRGVGPKTAINLLKENGDLDGIFKILDYLETKGEKATQGVIKGALKEKLKTGKENAYLSRQLAEIMINVPIKELSNLELTKINQESLKNSLEGLELFSLINQLPNFTASFSKGGFNTNQRSISSTDKKSNNKKNTPDEKIEDSGTQPPAIKPQIIETESQLKSLVNKLSRCNEPLQPVAIDTETTSLNPFKAELVGLGFCWGENLDDIAYIPLGHNSQGELKDQSIRQQLPIQNVIQSLTPWLSSSYHPKVLQNAKYDRLIFLHNGIPLEGVVMDTLLADYLSNSTNKHSLDEIAKREYGFTPINFKELVGKGETFKDVDIDTASIYCGMDVYLTRKLSFRIRSQLQTKGSELIQLLEKVEQPLEPILAEMEARGICIDIPYLKELSKELNQTLKGLEEQAYKSAGFEFNLNSPKQLGEILFDKLALDKKKSRKTKTGWSTDANVLERLEADHPLVPLLVEHRTLSKLVSTYVDALPQLVEAETGRVHTDFNQAVTATGRLSSSNPNLQNIPIRTEFSRRIRKAFLPQENWKLISADYSQIELRILAHLSGEEILQEAYKNGDDVHTLTAKILLEKESINSNERRLGKTINFGVIYGMGAQRFARSTGLNQSEAKDFLNRFKERYPKVFSFLELQERLALSKGYVQTLLGRRRYFNFDKNGLGRLLGSDPMNIDLKRARRAGMEAQQLRAAANAPIQGSSADIIKIAMVQLATKLKVSGVAANLLLQVHDELVLEVEPSVIEEVKNIVVSTMENAVHLAVPLVVHASIGDNWMDAK
- the cysS gene encoding cysteine--tRNA ligase, whose translation is MPLKLTNTLTRRTETFSSLKPGEVSIYCCGVTVYDLCHLGHARSYIVWDVLRRYFIAQGYKVKFVQNFTDIDDKILARASKENCTMNEVSERNIEEFHRDMDALGILRPDRMPRATRCLEEIKSMIEELEKKGAAYSAEGDVYFAVMKHANYGKLSKRDLSEQQLNADGRVTDKEEARKQNPFDFALWKAAKEGEQSFPSPWGAGRPGWHIECSAMVLQELGETIDIHLGGADLIFPHHENEIAQSEVANGKKLAKYWLHNGMVNVGGQKMSKSLGNFTTIRALLKEGISAMTLRLFILQAHYRKPLDFTKESLDAASTGWKRLNVILCLGLMKHQTLNWPKPNIQESKITSLSKHSLNETLNLSRQQFIDALNNDINTSVAISILFELARPLRSLSNQIENGSSELISESDKHTSYSRWLLLTELANVLGLQAELPKTRTSKQSQNLDEVLIREAIQERKDAKLSGDFAKADKIREELNLKGVQLIDKKDGVTEWIQS